The Montipora capricornis isolate CH-2021 chromosome 6, ASM3666992v2, whole genome shotgun sequence genome has a window encoding:
- the LOC138054616 gene encoding probable G-protein coupled receptor Mth-like 1, with the protein MAYDVHKTLTSSDGGRGSNRQGNHNKRLVRYCFFGWGVPAITVSIFVICDQILRKGLIGYGEGEAYCFISKPEAVLYSFVAPIALIMLFNAFALVHTVLHIVKTRKRTQKVTNQRHSTGVALICVKMASVMGVTWILGIAANVQALSFLWYPYVVLNSLQGLFIFLSFAASGRSLELYRAKLAILRNRCSSTAAKNTARTKDKIVVTRSGKNWSPDVQDCEETPL; encoded by the exons ATGGCGTATGATGTACACAAGACCTTGACGTCCTCGG ACGGCGGACGTGGATCGAATCGTCAAGGAAACCACAATAAACGCTTAGTGAGATACTGTTTTTTCGGATGGGGCGTTCCTGCTATTACCGTGTCCATCTTTGTGATCTGTGACCAAATTCTCAGGAAAGGATTGATTGGATACG GAGAAGGAGAGGCTTATTGTTTCATATCCAAACCTGAAGCTGTTCTTTATTCCTTTGTTGCGCCAATTGCATTGATAATGCTCTTCAATGCATTTGCCTTAGTGCATACCGTATTGCACATTGTAAAGACAAGGAAG AGAACGCAGAAGGTCACCAATCAACGGCATAGCACCGGCGTAGCCTTGATTTGCGTCAAAATGGCGTCAGTCATGGGAGTGACATGGATTCTTGGAATCGCTGCCAACGTGCAAGCCTTGTCATTTCTGTGGTACCCGTATGTTGTTCTAAACAGCCTTCAAG GTCTGTTCATTTTCTTGTCATTTGCTGCCAGTGGAAGGTCCCTGGAGCTATATAGAGCCAAACTAGCCATCTTAAGGAATCGGTGTTCCTCGACTGCAGCGAAAAATACAGCAAGGACAAAGGACAAGATCGTGGTCACTCGGTCCGGAAAAAATTGGAGTCCTGACGTTCAAGATTGCGAAGAGACTCCCCTGTAA